The nucleotide window CTGAAGCGCAAGACTGCAGCGACCGGCGAATGACGACACTCGATGCCCGCGGGCTGATCAAGAAGTTCGGTCGCCGCCGGGTCGTGGATAGTGTTTCCATCTCGGTTGGAACGGGTGAAATTGTGGGTCTTCTCGGGCCCAACGGCGCCGGCAAGACGACGACGTTTCATATGATCACCGGGCTGCTCTCACCCGACGCCGGAAAGGTGCAGTTGGGCGAGCGCGATATCACCCGGATGCCAATGCATCGGCGAGCCCGTCTCGGGATGAGTTACCTGTCACAAGAACCGTCGGTTTTCCGGACCTTGACAGTCGAGCAGAATCTGCTCGCAATCCTGGAGACGCTCCCGCTGCCCCGCCCGGACCGTATAGCCCGTGCCGAGCAGTTGATGTCCGAGTTTGGGATCAGCCACCTGCGAAAGCAGAAGGCTCAGACGCTTTCCGGCGGCGAGCGTCGGCGGGTCGAAATCGCCCGCGCATTGACGACATCGCCTTTGTTTATGCTTCTCGACGAGCCTTTCGCCGGGATCGATCCGATAGCCGTCAATGACATACAGGAGATCGTCGGCGGGCTGGCAAGTCGCGGCATCGGAGTCCTTATCACCGACCATAACGTGCACGAGACGCTTCAGATCACCCACCGCGCCTATCTGCTCTATGATGGGAAGGTGCTAAAGGAAGGCACTTCAGATTTTTTAGCCCAGGACGAGCAGGCGCGGCAACTCTATTTGGGAGAAAAGTTCAAACTTGACCGTTAGTCATGCTTTATTCACTACATAGCCCCCCGGTGCAATGCCTGAATTGAAGCAGGTGCTGGGGCAGCGCCATGAACTCTCTCTCGCGCAGACGCCACAGCAGATTCTCCGCTCCGAATTGACCCAAATGTCGATCCTCGAACTCGAACTAAGGGTCCGGGCTGAACTCGACGAGAATCCATTCTTGGAGGAGGCTGAGGAGTCGGTCGAGAGCGAGGTCGCAACCGAGGCCGATGACAGCGCTGAAGATCGCGAATCGTTAGCCATTGCCGATACTGAAGCCGAGCCGGACGCACCGCCGGCCGAGCCGGAGAAGGCACGCGAGATTGACTGGGATGAAATCCTCAACGACTCATCGCATTGGGAGTATCGGGCACAATCGCGGGTGCAGGTTCCCGAAGAGGGGACCGAACTGCCGCAACCCTCCGTCGAGACGCTGGCCGATCACCTCCTCACACAATTGCACCTCGATGACCTAACCGATACCGAACAGGCTATAGGTGAGGAGATCATCGGCTCGATCGATCGCGACGGCCACATGCACAACATTACGCTGGAGGAGATTGCAGCCGACAGCGGCGTGTCGCTCGAGACCGTTGCCCGGGTGCACCGGCGAATCATGACCTACGATCCACCCGGAATCGGTGCCCGAACACTGCGGGAGTGTCTTCTAGTGCAACTTGAGTTACGCGATCCGCGGCATCCGGTCGCCGAGCAGATGGTTGCTGAGTCTTGGGATGACATCATCAATAAGCGCTACGAAGTGATCCGCGACCGGCTCAGCGTCACGCTCGACGTAGTGCGCAGCGGCTTCGAGGCAATCTCAAGACTCAACCCCAAGCCGGGCGAAGGCTACTTCGACGAACGGCAGAATTATGTCATTCCCGACCTCGTCGTTACCCAGGTTGGCGGCAAGTTCGAAGTCTTCCTGAACGACGGGGACATCCCCAACTTCCATATCAACTCCACCTACAAAGACCTCTACCTCAAGCAGGAACAGACGGACAAAAAAGTCCGCGAGTTCCTGACCCGCAAACTCGAATCGGCCCGGTGGTTCATCAATGCGATCCACCAGCGTCGCACGACGATGCTCCGGACGATGCGCGCTATCGTAGATCGACAGATCGACTTCTTTCGCGGCGGTCCGCAATACCTCCACCCTATGATCCTGGCTGACATCGCCGACGAAATCGGGATGGACATATCGACCATTTCGCGGGTTACAAGCGGCAAGTATGTCCAGACCGACTGGGGCGTCTTTGAACTGAAATACTTTTTTAGCGAAGCGATGGAGACCGACGAAGGCGACGAGGTCTCGAATCGGGTCATCAAGGCGCGGCTAAAGGAACTTATCGAAGGTGAGAACAAGATGGAGCCGCTCTCGGATCAGGAGTTGACCGACATGCTCAATGCCGATGGATTCCAGATTCGGCGAAGAACAGTGGCGAAGTATCGCGAGCAGTTGCGGATACCGATCAAGCGGCTGCGGCGGATGATCTGAATGTTGAATGAAGTATGCCGTCTGTAGAGTGGGGCCGGTGGCAGGTGCGGAGCCTGGCTGGGACACAGCGGGTTGCCGCATCTTTCGCCAGAGTCTTGAAAGCAGGCGATGTCGTAGGCCTTACCGGAGAACTTGGTGCCGGGAAGACGGAATTCGTCCGTTTGACGTGCTCGGTATTGGGACTTAGAGAGGTAGTATCGAGTCCGTCGTTTGTGCGGCTCAACAAGTATGAGATGCCGCCTGGCGGCCCCTTTGAGGCGGTCTATCACGCCGATTTCTATCTGGCGAAGTCACTGGAGGATGCGCTCGATTACGGACTCGACGAGCTCTACACCGGAAGGAACCTGGTCTTTGTCGAGTGGGCCGAGCGGTTCCCGCAACTGATGCCGCGCGGCGCCTGGCGAGTTGAACTTGCGGTCAGTGGTCCCAAGTCTCGCGAAATTGTCATCCTGCAGGATTGACCCTATCCGGAATAGTTCACGTAGAGGCGCGGAGCACGTGAAGTTCCTGCGCCTTGTCGCTTTAATGACTGATTAGATCCATTCATCGTCAAAGTCTTATGAGCGGTTCGAACACGGTATACATCAGCGGTGCGTCGTCGGGCATCGGGATGGCGTGCGCGAAGGCTTATGCTGAGCGCGGATGCCGGCTGGTGTTGGCAGCACGGCGACTCGAGCGATTGGAAAAGTTGAAGGCGGATTTAGAGAGAATGTTCACGGTTGAAGTCTATGTTGCCTCGCTCGATGTGCGTGATTCGGAGGCTGTTGCGGCGTTCGTTGGAAGTATACCCGGTGCACTTGCAGATATAGATATCCTCGTCAACAACGCCGGGCTGTCGCGCGGACTGGCGCCGATACAGGAAGGGGAATTGCAGGACTGGGAGGAGATGATCGACACCAACCTCAAGGGGCTGCTCTATCTAACCCGCCAGATCTTGCCGGGAATGATTGCGCGGGGGAGGGGACACGTCGTCAACATCGGGAGCGTTGCCGGACAACAGGTCTATCCGGGAGGAAATGTCTATTGTGCGACGAAGTTCGCGGTGCGGGCGTTGACCGAGGGTCTGAAGATGGACCTCCTCGGCACTCCCGTCCGGGTGACGACGGTTGATCCGGGGATGGTGGAGACGGAGTTCAGTCTGGTGCGTTACCGGGGCGACGTCGAACGCGCTGCAAGGACCTATAAAGGTCTGACTCCCCTGCAGCCGGAGGATATTGCCGATGCGGTGGTCTATGCAACATCACGACCGGCGCACGTCAACATCAGCGAAATGATCCTCTGGCCGGTCGATCAGGCGTCCGTCTATCATACCCACCGCAGGTTATAGGTGTTGAGTCCCCAACCTATAACCTCAGAAAATTCACCACGGCTTCGACGACCCGATCCTGATCTGCCGGATCGAGGTCGTAGTAAAACGGAAGCCGCACCAGCCGTCTGCTGATTGACTCCGTAACCGGCAGGGAACCTTCCCCGGCCCGCCACTTCAGTCCCATCGGCGACAGGTGCAACGGCAGGTAGTGAAATACTGCCAGTATGCCCTCCTCCCTCAAGTGCGCTATGAGCCTGTCGCGCACCGACTCACTCTCCAGGATCAGATAGAA belongs to Calditrichota bacterium and includes:
- the tsaE gene encoding tRNA (adenosine(37)-N6)-threonylcarbamoyltransferase complex ATPase subunit type 1 TsaE, which encodes MPSVEWGRWQVRSLAGTQRVAASFARVLKAGDVVGLTGELGAGKTEFVRLTCSVLGLREVVSSPSFVRLNKYEMPPGGPFEAVYHADFYLAKSLEDALDYGLDELYTGRNLVFVEWAERFPQLMPRGAWRVELAVSGPKSREIVILQD
- the rpoN gene encoding RNA polymerase factor sigma-54, with the protein product MPELKQVLGQRHELSLAQTPQQILRSELTQMSILELELRVRAELDENPFLEEAEESVESEVATEADDSAEDRESLAIADTEAEPDAPPAEPEKAREIDWDEILNDSSHWEYRAQSRVQVPEEGTELPQPSVETLADHLLTQLHLDDLTDTEQAIGEEIIGSIDRDGHMHNITLEEIAADSGVSLETVARVHRRIMTYDPPGIGARTLRECLLVQLELRDPRHPVAEQMVAESWDDIINKRYEVIRDRLSVTLDVVRSGFEAISRLNPKPGEGYFDERQNYVIPDLVVTQVGGKFEVFLNDGDIPNFHINSTYKDLYLKQEQTDKKVREFLTRKLESARWFINAIHQRRTTMLRTMRAIVDRQIDFFRGGPQYLHPMILADIADEIGMDISTISRVTSGKYVQTDWGVFELKYFFSEAMETDEGDEVSNRVIKARLKELIEGENKMEPLSDQELTDMLNADGFQIRRRTVAKYREQLRIPIKRLRRMI
- a CDS encoding SDR family oxidoreductase; the encoded protein is MSGSNTVYISGASSGIGMACAKAYAERGCRLVLAARRLERLEKLKADLERMFTVEVYVASLDVRDSEAVAAFVGSIPGALADIDILVNNAGLSRGLAPIQEGELQDWEEMIDTNLKGLLYLTRQILPGMIARGRGHVVNIGSVAGQQVYPGGNVYCATKFAVRALTEGLKMDLLGTPVRVTTVDPGMVETEFSLVRYRGDVERAARTYKGLTPLQPEDIADAVVYATSRPAHVNISEMILWPVDQASVYHTHRRL
- the lptB gene encoding LPS export ABC transporter ATP-binding protein translates to MTTLDARGLIKKFGRRRVVDSVSISVGTGEIVGLLGPNGAGKTTTFHMITGLLSPDAGKVQLGERDITRMPMHRRARLGMSYLSQEPSVFRTLTVEQNLLAILETLPLPRPDRIARAEQLMSEFGISHLRKQKAQTLSGGERRRVEIARALTTSPLFMLLDEPFAGIDPIAVNDIQEIVGGLASRGIGVLITDHNVHETLQITHRAYLLYDGKVLKEGTSDFLAQDEQARQLYLGEKFKLDR